The Sporomusa termitida genome has a window encoding:
- a CDS encoding NADH-dependent [FeFe] hydrogenase, group A6: MGHHASDPNKIVNITIDGIPVSCPETTLILDAAKMVGIDIPVLCYHPDLKVRATCRVCVVEMKGQRKLKTACGNEVWDGAEFITNSPSVRQARKDVLELILAEHPQDCLQCIRSTNCELQQLARDFGISKPLFANQPKQIPIEDSNGVIVRDMEKCVKCGRCVEMCQEVQTVGAINTAHRSVEYEVTTAFDRPLQDTTCVYCGQCIAVCPVGALYEKDDSEKVWQALADADKHVIVQVAPAVRVALGEEFGMGSGSIATGKMVAALRRLGFDKVFDTDFAADVTIMEEGSELLERMSHGGALPLITSCSPGWVNFVETFYPDLLPNVSSCKSPQQMFGALAKTYYPQKAGIDASKIVSVSIMPCVAKKYESARPEMNGSGYRDVDIVLTTRELARMIKQSGFDFNKLTDEEFDAPLGLSTGAAVIFGTSGGVMEAALRTVYEVVTGKELANVDFDGIRGLAGVKEAEVDLDGQKVKVAIANGLKNARQILDKIRAGECEYQFVEIMCCPGGCIGGGGQPWGTTAATKEARMAGLYQADRETPIRQSHKNPAVKALYEEFLGKPLSHKSHELLHTHYHPRHK, translated from the coding sequence ATGGGCCATCATGCTTCAGATCCTAACAAGATAGTAAATATTACAATTGACGGTATTCCTGTATCATGTCCAGAAACCACACTTATCCTGGATGCCGCAAAAATGGTTGGTATAGATATTCCCGTATTATGCTATCATCCTGACTTGAAAGTGCGTGCTACCTGCCGGGTATGTGTAGTAGAGATGAAAGGCCAGAGGAAACTTAAGACTGCTTGCGGTAATGAGGTTTGGGACGGTGCAGAGTTTATCACTAACAGTCCGTCAGTTCGCCAAGCCAGGAAAGATGTTCTTGAACTTATCCTGGCTGAGCACCCGCAGGACTGCTTACAATGCATTAGAAGTACAAATTGCGAACTGCAACAGTTAGCAAGAGATTTTGGTATTAGCAAGCCATTATTTGCAAACCAGCCTAAACAAATCCCGATTGAGGATTCCAATGGCGTTATTGTCCGCGACATGGAAAAATGTGTAAAATGCGGACGCTGTGTTGAGATGTGCCAAGAGGTTCAAACCGTTGGCGCCATCAATACTGCCCATCGCTCAGTTGAATACGAAGTGACCACTGCTTTTGACCGGCCGCTGCAAGATACTACCTGCGTATATTGCGGACAATGTATTGCGGTTTGTCCGGTAGGCGCATTATATGAAAAAGATGATAGCGAAAAGGTTTGGCAGGCGCTTGCTGATGCCGACAAACATGTTATTGTCCAAGTCGCCCCGGCTGTCCGGGTAGCATTGGGTGAGGAATTCGGTATGGGCTCAGGCAGTATTGCTACAGGCAAAATGGTGGCTGCTCTCCGGCGCTTAGGCTTTGATAAAGTGTTTGATACCGATTTCGCTGCCGATGTAACCATTATGGAAGAAGGTAGCGAGCTGTTAGAAAGAATGAGTCATGGTGGCGCATTGCCGCTTATTACCTCTTGCAGCCCAGGGTGGGTTAACTTTGTTGAGACATTCTATCCGGATTTATTGCCTAACGTGTCAAGCTGCAAATCACCGCAACAAATGTTTGGTGCATTAGCTAAAACCTATTATCCGCAAAAAGCTGGTATTGATGCCAGCAAAATAGTATCGGTGTCTATCATGCCTTGCGTTGCTAAAAAATATGAGAGTGCCCGCCCTGAAATGAATGGCAGCGGCTATCGCGATGTAGACATTGTTTTGACCACACGGGAGTTAGCCCGGATGATTAAACAGTCAGGATTTGACTTCAATAAGCTAACAGATGAAGAGTTTGACGCTCCGCTTGGTTTGTCTACTGGTGCGGCTGTTATCTTCGGTACCTCTGGTGGCGTTATGGAAGCAGCCCTTCGTACTGTGTATGAAGTTGTGACTGGCAAAGAGCTAGCCAATGTTGACTTTGACGGCATACGCGGCTTGGCCGGCGTTAAAGAAGCCGAAGTTGACCTCGATGGCCAAAAAGTTAAAGTAGCCATTGCCAATGGTCTTAAAAACGCCCGCCAGATTTTGGATAAGATTCGAGCCGGCGAATGTGAATATCAGTTTGTTGAGATTATGTGCTGCCCAGGTGGCTGTATTGGCGGCGGCGGTCAGCCGTGGGGTACTACTGCTGCTACTAAAGAGGCTCGCATGGCCGGTCTCTATCAGGCAGATCGTGAAACTCCGATTCGTCAGTCGCATAAGAATCCGGCAGTGAAAGCATTGTATGAAGAGTTTTTAGGTAAACCGCTTAGCCATAAGTCTCACGAACTTCTTCATACTCACTACCATCCCCGCCATAAGTAG
- the pabA gene encoding aminodeoxychorismate/anthranilate synthase component II, which translates to MILMLDNYDSFVYNLVQYLGEMGEDIRVFRNNKLTLAQIEDMRPDHIVLSPGPCTPNEAGISLELIKYFKGKIPILGVCLGHQAIGQAFGGDVVRAPRLMHGKTSLVYHDGKGVFCGLKNPLSATRYHSLIVKKETLPDCFEITAETELGEIMGIRHKEYLIEGVQFHPESILTEEGHAMLENFLTMNPTWTTKRKGPAGK; encoded by the coding sequence TTGATATTAATGCTAGATAACTATGATTCCTTTGTATATAACCTCGTCCAGTACCTTGGCGAAATGGGAGAAGATATCCGGGTTTTCCGGAATAATAAACTGACGCTTGCTCAAATTGAAGACATGCGTCCTGACCACATTGTTCTCTCACCCGGCCCTTGCACTCCTAATGAAGCCGGTATTAGCCTTGAACTTATTAAGTATTTTAAAGGTAAAATACCTATTCTGGGCGTTTGTCTTGGTCATCAGGCCATCGGACAGGCGTTTGGCGGCGATGTTGTGCGAGCGCCACGCTTGATGCATGGCAAAACGTCTCTGGTATATCATGACGGTAAAGGTGTTTTCTGCGGTTTAAAGAACCCATTATCAGCTACCCGCTATCATTCATTAATAGTTAAGAAAGAAACCCTGCCTGATTGCTTTGAGATTACTGCTGAGACTGAGCTCGGCGAGATTATGGGAATTCGACATAAAGAGTATCTGATTGAAGGTGTCCAGTTTCATCCAGAGTCCATTCTTACTGAAGAGGGACATGCCATGTTGGAAAACTTTCTTACGATGAACCCTACATGGACAACCAAGAGAAAGGGGCCAGCCGGTAAATGA
- the pabB gene encoding aminodeoxychorismate synthase component I, protein MRPTPIIREINLTLPPAEVFSLFAQQPYSVFLDSGVDTNGMGRYSFIARDPFLLFSSKAQTIHIEDKSGSRTLAGNPFDELKRLLTIYKTQKVSGLPPLTGGIIGYFGYDMGYLLEIIPGLSTDDLNNPDCFFGFYDTVLIFDHHTGKSYIAANGFPEHNEPARHQRAEARIAELAGMLAAAKPLPEPKPQIPEGDFQSNFTREGHCAMVQQGIDYIAAGDIFQVNLTQRFNAKVTVPPYELYRYLRHINPAPFASYLNFGEVIVASASPERYLLVTDKMVETRPIKGTRPRGTDPEADRLLRDELLASEKDRAELVMIIDLERNDLGRVCEFGSVRVPDLIRLEQYATVFHLVSTVVGKLAEDKDIIDLVKASFPGGSITGAPKVRAMEIIDELESVRRSIYTGSVGYIDFNGDADLNIIIRTFIIKGDRAYYQVGGGIIADSIPELEYEESLDKARALMRALGYHV, encoded by the coding sequence ATGAGACCGACACCGATTATACGCGAAATCAACCTGACATTGCCGCCTGCTGAAGTATTTTCGTTATTTGCCCAGCAGCCTTACAGTGTTTTTTTGGATAGCGGCGTGGATACAAACGGTATGGGACGCTATTCTTTTATAGCCCGTGACCCATTTTTGCTGTTTTCCAGCAAGGCACAAACAATACATATTGAAGATAAGAGTGGTAGCCGGACTTTGGCTGGCAACCCTTTTGACGAGCTTAAGCGACTACTTACTATATATAAAACCCAAAAAGTATCCGGACTACCCCCGTTAACAGGCGGGATTATCGGTTATTTCGGTTATGATATGGGATATCTCTTAGAAATAATTCCCGGGTTAAGTACAGATGACCTCAACAACCCTGACTGTTTCTTTGGTTTTTATGATACAGTGTTGATTTTTGACCACCATACCGGTAAGTCATACATTGCCGCCAATGGTTTTCCTGAACACAACGAGCCGGCACGGCACCAGCGGGCTGAAGCCCGCATTGCGGAACTGGCTGGTATGCTAGCTGCAGCTAAACCATTGCCTGAACCTAAACCTCAAATACCTGAAGGTGACTTCCAGTCAAATTTTACGCGCGAGGGACATTGTGCAATGGTGCAGCAAGGCATAGACTACATTGCTGCCGGTGATATATTTCAGGTAAATCTGACACAACGGTTTAACGCTAAAGTGACGGTTCCTCCTTACGAGCTTTATCGCTATCTTCGGCATATCAATCCAGCGCCCTTTGCTTCATATTTAAATTTTGGTGAGGTTATTGTTGCCAGTGCTTCACCTGAACGCTACTTACTTGTGACTGATAAAATGGTGGAGACAAGGCCAATAAAAGGCACAAGACCACGTGGCACAGATCCGGAAGCAGACAGGCTGCTCAGAGATGAACTGCTCGCCAGTGAAAAGGATCGGGCTGAGCTGGTTATGATTATCGACCTTGAACGCAACGATCTGGGAAGGGTTTGTGAGTTTGGCAGCGTCCGTGTGCCTGATTTAATCCGGTTGGAGCAATATGCGACAGTCTTTCATCTTGTATCAACTGTGGTGGGAAAGCTGGCAGAGGATAAAGATATTATTGATCTTGTAAAAGCCTCTTTTCCCGGCGGTTCGATTACCGGAGCCCCTAAAGTCCGGGCAATGGAGATTATTGATGAGCTTGAGTCAGTCCGGCGAAGTATCTATACCGGTTCGGTTGGGTATATTGATTTTAACGGCGACGCTGACCTAAATATTATTATCCGAACATTTATTATTAAAGGGGACCGTGCTTATTATCAGGTCGGGGGTGGTATAATAGCTGACTCTATTCCTGAGCTTGAATATGAAGAAAGTTTAGACAAGGCCCGGGCGCTTATGCGAGCTCTGGGTTATCATGTGTAA
- a CDS encoding aminotransferase class IV, with the protein MIIYFNGQLVPAGDSIVSPLDHGFLYGHGLFETMRAYKGRVFCLAEHLKRLEEAADFLGWPKIPGRVELSMAIASVLSENHLSDASIRLTLSRGIGAARPDPGSCGQPTVAVYASQLPPPLSPAGWHIAIVKLRRNLSSPLVRIKSANYLDNLLAKAEARSRNAQEAIMLNTDGFVAEGAMSNIFYVTEGRLITPDDDSGILPGVTRRMVIELAQAAGIPVEMRQVSLAELIRADEIFLTSSIMEIMPVTACEGKTIGATPAAGVITAKLQTLYRELAARE; encoded by the coding sequence ATGATTATTTATTTTAATGGTCAGCTTGTTCCCGCAGGCGATAGTATTGTTTCTCCGTTAGATCACGGCTTTCTTTATGGGCACGGCTTATTTGAAACTATGCGCGCTTATAAAGGCAGAGTTTTTTGTCTTGCAGAACATCTCAAACGCCTTGAAGAGGCCGCTGATTTTCTTGGCTGGCCTAAAATCCCCGGCAGGGTGGAATTAAGTATGGCTATTGCCAGTGTGCTAAGCGAGAATCATCTGAGTGATGCCTCAATTCGCCTGACATTATCCCGGGGTATTGGGGCTGCGCGCCCAGACCCCGGCAGTTGCGGTCAACCGACAGTGGCAGTGTATGCTTCGCAGCTACCGCCCCCATTGTCACCAGCTGGCTGGCATATAGCTATAGTAAAATTACGCCGGAATTTGTCTTCACCACTTGTTAGAATCAAATCTGCCAATTACCTTGACAACCTGTTAGCCAAAGCTGAAGCCCGGTCCCGCAATGCCCAGGAGGCCATTATGCTTAATACTGACGGCTTTGTTGCGGAGGGGGCGATGAGTAATATATTTTATGTTACAGAGGGACGGCTGATTACCCCTGATGATGACAGTGGCATTCTGCCCGGTGTGACCAGGCGTATGGTAATAGAACTGGCGCAAGCGGCAGGTATCCCGGTTGAGATGCGGCAGGTATCCCTGGCAGAGCTTATCAGGGCTGATGAAATATTTTTAACAAGTTCAATTATGGAGATTATGCCGGTAACTGCATGTGAGGGCAAGACAATTGGCGCTACGCCGGCAGCCGGGGTTATTACAGCAAAGTTGCAGACACTGTACCGGGAATTGGCCGCAAGGGAGTGA
- the fdhD gene encoding formate dehydrogenase accessory sulfurtransferase FdhD yields the protein MRNTDPLKGTAQYQVVKFRGADVTNTEEPVVEELPLTIYLNGKELVTMLAAYGEEDYLVTGFLATEGIIQNIKDIKSLDVDVLQGIIHVTTASGETVAEKMFLKRYLTACCGKGRSAFYFANDVLTAKTVDSEIKLTAQQAMAYSEMLESASATFRLTGGVHGGALAAEGKLVCWSQDIGRHNVFDKLYGRCLIEGISTHDKVLVFSGRVSSEIILKVSKMNISIIIARSAPTSLALDMAEELGVTVIGFAREERLNVYTHAERIIGC from the coding sequence GTGAGAAACACGGACCCACTTAAAGGAACAGCCCAATATCAGGTTGTTAAATTCCGAGGGGCGGATGTTACAAACACTGAAGAACCGGTCGTCGAAGAATTGCCCCTTACTATATACTTAAATGGTAAAGAACTTGTGACAATGCTCGCTGCTTATGGTGAAGAAGACTATTTGGTGACAGGCTTTTTGGCTACAGAAGGAATAATCCAGAATATTAAAGATATTAAGAGCCTTGATGTTGATGTGCTCCAAGGGATCATTCATGTAACAACCGCATCTGGAGAAACAGTAGCTGAAAAGATGTTTTTAAAACGTTATCTTACCGCCTGCTGCGGCAAAGGGCGGAGTGCCTTTTACTTTGCCAATGATGTTTTAACCGCAAAAACTGTTGATAGCGAGATCAAGCTAACAGCGCAGCAAGCGATGGCTTATTCGGAAATGCTGGAATCAGCCTCTGCGACATTCCGGCTAACCGGTGGCGTACATGGAGGTGCATTGGCGGCAGAGGGTAAGTTAGTCTGTTGGAGTCAGGATATTGGACGGCACAATGTCTTCGATAAACTATACGGGCGTTGTTTAATTGAAGGAATCAGCACTCATGATAAAGTTCTGGTTTTTTCCGGGCGGGTATCATCGGAGATAATTCTAAAGGTTAGCAAAATGAACATATCTATTATTATTGCCCGTTCGGCGCCGACAAGCTTAGCCCTTGATATGGCTGAAGAACTTGGTGTGACAGTAATTGGCTTTGCCCGGGAAGAGCGGTTAAATGTGTATACTCATGCGGAGCGAATTATTGGCTGTTAG
- a CDS encoding molybdopterin-binding protein, whose amino-acid sequence MALKKVRVSEAVGMVLGHDITKIVPGEYKGPAFKKGHIVSPEDIPHLLNIGKDHIYLLELGEGQVHENDAAQRIACLVGGENTCFAGPTEGKVNILAKHDGLLKINRDAVIRINSVEYTVLSTLHGNRLVKAREILAGVKVVPLIVDAETIEKVERIAGKYHDIVSVKPLQSLKTAVITTGNEVYYGRIQDKFGPVLAEKIKTYNATFSGLSFQPDDKEKITQNILDCIHAGAAVIVVTGGMSVDPDDVTPDAIRATGAEIITYGTPVLPGAMFMLAYLNNVAILGLPACGMFAKITVFDLVFPRILAGEKLSKQDFAEMGYGGLCMNCKECVYPCCPFGK is encoded by the coding sequence GTGGCACTAAAAAAAGTGCGGGTAAGTGAAGCAGTTGGCATGGTATTGGGTCATGATATAACCAAGATTGTACCAGGAGAGTATAAGGGACCGGCATTTAAGAAAGGGCACATTGTTTCCCCGGAGGATATACCACATCTGCTTAACATCGGCAAAGATCATATATATTTACTGGAATTAGGTGAAGGACAAGTCCACGAAAATGATGCCGCACAACGAATTGCCTGTCTGGTGGGTGGGGAGAACACCTGTTTTGCAGGGCCAACCGAGGGCAAGGTGAATATCTTAGCTAAGCATGACGGGTTGTTAAAGATAAACCGCGATGCAGTAATCAGGATAAATTCGGTTGAATATACAGTTTTATCTACTTTGCATGGTAACAGACTGGTTAAAGCCCGTGAAATTTTGGCTGGAGTAAAGGTCGTACCATTGATCGTAGATGCAGAAACAATTGAGAAAGTCGAAAGAATAGCAGGTAAGTATCACGATATAGTATCAGTAAAACCATTGCAGTCTTTGAAAACAGCTGTAATTACAACAGGTAATGAGGTTTATTACGGGCGTATCCAGGATAAATTTGGCCCGGTATTAGCAGAAAAAATTAAAACCTATAACGCAACTTTTAGCGGGTTGAGCTTTCAGCCTGATGACAAAGAAAAAATCACTCAGAATATTTTGGATTGCATTCATGCCGGGGCAGCGGTCATTGTTGTAACCGGCGGAATGTCTGTTGATCCTGACGATGTTACCCCTGATGCTATTCGGGCAACCGGCGCTGAGATTATTACCTATGGAACACCGGTATTGCCGGGTGCTATGTTTATGCTGGCCTATCTTAACAATGTAGCCATTTTAGGATTGCCGGCTTGTGGTATGTTTGCAAAAATCACGGTATTTGATCTGGTTTTCCCAAGAATACTTGCTGGTGAAAAATTGAGCAAGCAGGATTTTGCGGAAATGGGATATGGCGGTTTATGCATGAATTGTAAAGAATGTGTTTATCCGTGCTGCCCGTTTGGAAAGTGA
- the glp gene encoding gephyrin-like molybdotransferase Glp — MSVKLEVAQEILLNLVKVMPKEKVVLSECWRRVLGETVVSDMDFPPFDRSPLDGYALIDAEVAGATPESPVILQQIDYIPAGETPHKPVIPGTACRIMTGAPIPPGATGVIRLEDTIVDGDKVTILDGRGAGKNICLRGEEIAREEEVIFQGTVINAGVMGMLAVLGKSRPAVFCKPRVALIATGSEIVPVDFPLTPGKIRNSNSFMLSAQAAEAGAQTVLLGNASDNVDEIAHLLETASDCDVFITTGGASVGDYDFISEVYKKLGITLLFERVSIKPGMPVLAGIRDGKLYFGLSGNPAAAAISFEQLVRPVLMKMGGRKVWWRPRIKAILAAPFKKMTGAKRFVWARCWQTNNDILVEPSRAQGNGMLKSAMGANAIIVIPENSPPLPLNAEVEVILLVDA; from the coding sequence GTGTCAGTTAAATTAGAGGTAGCTCAGGAGATTTTATTAAATTTAGTAAAAGTGATGCCAAAGGAAAAAGTGGTGTTGAGCGAATGCTGGCGCCGGGTGTTGGGGGAAACGGTCGTTTCTGATATGGACTTCCCGCCTTTTGATCGATCACCGCTTGATGGTTATGCCCTCATTGATGCAGAAGTGGCTGGCGCGACTCCGGAATCCCCGGTAATCCTGCAGCAAATTGACTATATTCCGGCAGGCGAGACCCCCCATAAGCCTGTTATTCCCGGAACTGCATGCCGCATCATGACCGGCGCGCCGATACCGCCGGGGGCCACAGGCGTAATCCGTTTGGAGGACACCATTGTAGATGGTGATAAAGTAACGATTCTGGATGGCAGAGGGGCCGGCAAAAATATATGTCTGCGTGGCGAAGAGATTGCGCGGGAAGAAGAGGTCATTTTTCAGGGTACTGTTATCAATGCTGGCGTAATGGGAATGTTAGCTGTGCTTGGCAAGAGCCGTCCTGCTGTATTTTGCAAGCCACGTGTGGCTCTTATTGCTACAGGCAGTGAGATTGTGCCTGTTGATTTTCCCCTGACACCGGGGAAAATCCGAAACTCAAATAGTTTTATGCTGAGCGCGCAGGCTGCTGAGGCTGGGGCTCAAACTGTTTTATTGGGTAATGCATCAGATAATGTTGATGAGATTGCTCACTTGTTGGAAACAGCCTCTGACTGTGATGTATTTATCACTACCGGTGGCGCCTCTGTCGGCGATTATGACTTTATTAGTGAAGTGTATAAGAAATTAGGAATCACATTGCTATTTGAACGAGTAAGTATTAAACCCGGAATGCCGGTGCTGGCCGGAATTCGTGATGGCAAACTCTATTTTGGCCTATCAGGCAATCCGGCAGCAGCGGCGATTTCCTTTGAACAGCTGGTACGGCCTGTATTGATGAAGATGGGGGGGCGTAAGGTGTGGTGGCGGCCGCGAATTAAAGCCATATTGGCAGCTCCTTTTAAAAAAATGACAGGTGCCAAACGTTTTGTGTGGGCACGGTGCTGGCAAACAAATAATGATATCTTAGTTGAGCCGTCACGCGCTCAGGGTAACGGTATGCTTAAATCGGCGATGGGGGCTAATGCAATTATAGTTATTCCCGAGAATTCTCCACCATTACCGCTAAATGCTGAAGTTGAGGTTATTTTGCTAGTTGATGCATAA
- the fdhF gene encoding formate dehydrogenase subunit alpha: MEKVLTVCPYCGAGCQMYLLVENQQVIGAEPANGHINEGELCLKGHYGWDFLNDTKILSKRLTKPLLRYDRKEDFHEVEWDEALDYVAAKLKAIKEKYGPDAIMGTGSARGMGNEPNYLMQKFMRAVIGTNNIDHCARVUHAPSVAGLATTFGSGAMTNSIIEIEDATCLLIFGYNGADSHPLVARRILKAKAKGAKIIVVDPRKTESARIADIWLPIKNGSNMAAVNSFANVILAKGWANKAYIDNYTEGFEEYRKTVAKYTPEYAQAISGLDPKLVEQAMEIYAKSERSFILYGMGVCQYNQAVDVVKGLGGLCLLTGQIAKPSSGIGPVRGQNNVQGACDMGALPNVFSGYQPVTNPDIRKKFAQAWGVENLPDKAGYMLTDVPHCAEEGKLKAFYIIGEDPVQSDPDAAGVRQALEELELVVLQDIFMNKTALQADVILPATAWGEHGGVFSGADRRFQRFRQAVDAKGDVKDDWVIICELAKRFGYEMNYNNTEEIWNEMISLSPSFAGATYARIEELGSIQWPCPTVEHPGTSYLFKGNVFQTPSMKGNFFAAEWRPPIEQPDAEYPLVLSTVREVGHYSSRTMTGNCWGLAKLADEPGYLQIHPADTDKLGIADEDLVRVTTRRGSVVTRALVTDRVRAGVVYMTYQWWLGACNELTIHAVDPISKTPEYKYCAVRVEAIKDQQKAEEELTAAYNELKRKMGAVVS; this comes from the coding sequence TTGGAGAAAGTTTTAACAGTCTGTCCTTACTGTGGTGCCGGCTGCCAAATGTATCTGCTGGTCGAAAACCAGCAGGTTATTGGTGCTGAACCGGCAAACGGACATATTAACGAAGGTGAGCTCTGTTTAAAAGGTCATTATGGCTGGGATTTCCTCAATGATACGAAGATCCTGAGCAAACGATTGACCAAACCATTGCTCAGATATGACCGCAAAGAAGATTTCCATGAAGTAGAATGGGATGAAGCGCTCGATTATGTTGCTGCTAAGCTTAAAGCCATTAAGGAGAAATACGGTCCTGACGCCATCATGGGCACAGGCTCAGCCCGGGGTATGGGAAATGAACCCAACTACCTCATGCAAAAATTTATGCGCGCGGTGATTGGTACTAACAATATCGACCATTGCGCCCGTGTTTGACACGCTCCCTCTGTAGCCGGTCTGGCTACTACATTTGGCAGTGGCGCAATGACAAACTCCATCATCGAAATTGAAGATGCTACCTGTTTATTGATATTTGGCTATAATGGCGCTGATTCACATCCGCTGGTGGCCCGCCGCATTCTGAAGGCTAAAGCAAAAGGGGCTAAAATTATTGTTGTTGATCCTCGCAAAACAGAATCAGCCAGAATCGCTGACATCTGGCTGCCGATCAAAAATGGCTCTAATATGGCGGCCGTTAATAGTTTCGCCAATGTTATACTGGCAAAAGGCTGGGCCAACAAGGCTTATATCGACAATTATACTGAAGGTTTTGAGGAATACAGAAAAACTGTTGCTAAATACACGCCTGAGTACGCACAGGCAATTTCAGGTCTTGACCCTAAGCTTGTGGAGCAGGCTATGGAGATTTATGCAAAATCAGAAAGATCGTTCATTCTCTATGGGATGGGCGTATGTCAATACAACCAGGCTGTGGACGTAGTCAAGGGCTTGGGCGGTTTATGCCTGCTGACCGGACAAATTGCCAAACCCAGCTCCGGGATTGGCCCTGTACGCGGACAGAATAATGTACAGGGAGCCTGCGATATGGGGGCATTGCCTAATGTGTTTTCCGGTTATCAGCCGGTTACCAACCCCGATATCCGCAAAAAGTTTGCCCAGGCCTGGGGTGTGGAGAATTTGCCGGACAAAGCGGGCTATATGCTGACAGATGTTCCGCATTGTGCCGAGGAAGGAAAACTTAAGGCCTTTTACATTATTGGCGAAGACCCCGTGCAGAGCGATCCGGATGCCGCTGGTGTGAGACAAGCGCTTGAGGAACTGGAATTGGTGGTTCTGCAGGATATATTCATGAATAAAACAGCGTTGCAGGCGGATGTTATTCTGCCGGCTACCGCCTGGGGTGAACATGGCGGCGTATTTAGCGGTGCAGACCGTAGGTTCCAGCGTTTCCGTCAGGCGGTGGATGCTAAAGGTGACGTTAAAGACGACTGGGTTATTATCTGCGAATTAGCGAAACGTTTCGGTTATGAAATGAACTATAATAATACTGAGGAAATCTGGAATGAAATGATTAGTTTGAGTCCGAGCTTTGCCGGGGCTACTTATGCCAGAATTGAAGAATTAGGCAGTATCCAATGGCCATGCCCTACTGTGGAACATCCGGGTACATCATATCTGTTCAAAGGTAATGTATTCCAAACTCCCAGTATGAAAGGAAATTTCTTTGCTGCCGAGTGGCGGCCGCCGATTGAACAGCCTGATGCCGAATACCCACTGGTATTGTCTACAGTACGGGAAGTCGGTCACTATTCATCCCGCACAATGACCGGCAACTGTTGGGGGCTTGCCAAATTGGCCGATGAGCCCGGTTACCTCCAGATTCATCCAGCTGATACGGATAAACTTGGCATTGCTGACGAAGACCTTGTGCGTGTGACAACACGGCGTGGCTCAGTTGTAACCAGGGCGTTAGTAACTGACCGGGTGCGTGCAGGTGTTGTATATATGACTTACCAATGGTGGCTTGGGGCTTGTAACGAACTGACTATTCATGCTGTTGATCCCATATCTAAAACGCCTGAATATAAGTACTGTGCGGTCAGGGTGGAAGCCATCAAAGATCAGCAAAAGGCTGAAGAAGAACTTACTGCCGCCTACAATGAGCTTAAACGTAAAATGGGTGCTGTTGTTTCCTAA
- a CDS encoding 4Fe-4S dicluster domain-containing protein, with protein MEKLSHFVVGDGTKCIGCKACEVACHASHSVNGITAGNIDTPVFPKLFVTRVEEVTVPVQCHHCEDAPCAQACLEKAIYFAGDKVLIDTDKCKACKDCLMACPFGAVELVSQFVNGEEVIQENLKKPRMYANKCDLCDTRKQGPICVEVCPKQALRLVDPHKEKKEKNRKAVATIVGMFKK; from the coding sequence ATGGAGAAGTTAAGCCACTTTGTTGTTGGGGACGGAACAAAATGCATAGGCTGTAAAGCCTGTGAGGTTGCCTGTCATGCGTCCCATAGTGTAAACGGTATTACGGCAGGCAATATCGACACACCGGTATTCCCCAAGTTATTTGTTACCCGCGTGGAAGAAGTGACTGTTCCGGTGCAATGCCACCATTGTGAGGATGCGCCCTGTGCTCAGGCTTGTCTTGAGAAGGCCATTTATTTTGCCGGCGACAAGGTACTCATTGATACAGACAAATGTAAAGCTTGCAAAGATTGTCTGATGGCCTGTCCGTTTGGCGCAGTAGAGCTTGTTTCCCAATTTGTCAACGGCGAGGAAGTAATTCAGGAGAATTTAAAAAAGCCGCGCATGTATGCCAACAAATGTGATTTGTGCGATACCCGGAAGCAAGGACCGATTTGCGTTGAGGTATGCCCAAAACAGGCATTGCGTCTAGTAGATCCACACAAAGAGAAAAAAGAAAAAAATAGAAAAGCTGTCGCTACGATTGTGGGCATGTTTAAAAAATAG